In the genome of Jeotgalibacillus haloalkalitolerans, one region contains:
- a CDS encoding CotY/CotZ family spore coat protein, with amino-acid sequence MSCGKRNDVGGAEDHHHHRNCVCEVVRAIKDIQDNAVDVDCQPCLTDCFLEPLGDLVAPSRRRRADTRVFTLKTKDGSPFHAFYKDTDFKDHDCISVFFRVESIFDGCCATLRVLEPRDHHGKEVDLLNECGTKIKLSKLCKVVDFDSTDSCVTVDLSCFCAVQCIKDVYLGVCD; translated from the coding sequence ATGAGTTGTGGCAAAAGAAATGATGTCGGCGGAGCAGAGGATCATCACCACCACCGTAATTGTGTATGTGAGGTTGTCCGCGCAATAAAAGATATTCAGGACAATGCTGTAGATGTAGACTGCCAGCCATGTTTGACAGACTGCTTTTTAGAGCCGCTTGGGGATCTGGTTGCACCTTCAAGAAGACGCCGTGCAGACACACGCGTATTCACACTGAAGACTAAAGACGGTTCGCCATTCCATGCTTTTTATAAGGATACTGATTTTAAAGACCATGATTGCATCTCAGTATTTTTCAGAGTCGAATCAATTTTTGACGGGTGCTGTGCTACACTTCGCGTGCTTGAGCCGAGAGACCATCACGGCAAAGAAGTGGATCTTCTTAACGAATGCGGTACAAAGATCAAGCTGAGCAAGCTTTGCAAGGTTGTTGATTTTGATTCTACTGACAGCTGTGTAACTGTTGACTTGAGCTGCTTCTGTGCGGTTCAGTGTATTAAAGACGTATATCTTGGGGTTTGTGACTAA
- the fabI gene encoding enoyl-ACP reductase FabI, whose protein sequence is MSLSLKGKTIVVMGVANKRSIAWGIARSLDEAGANLVFTYAGERFEKPVRDLVSTLKGNHELILPCDITNDEEIKSCFNTIKESVGTIHGFAHCIAFAAKEDLQGEYSNTNRDNFLLAHNISSYSLTAVAKEARPLMTEGGSIVTLTYLGGERVLPNYNVMGVAKASLEASVRYLAGDLGKDNIRVNSISAGPIRTLSAKGINDFNSILKEIEEKAPLRRNTTPEEVGDTAAFLFSDYSRGLTGENLHVDSGYHIVG, encoded by the coding sequence ATGAGCTTATCATTAAAAGGAAAAACAATTGTCGTAATGGGTGTTGCCAATAAAAGAAGTATTGCCTGGGGCATTGCAAGATCGCTGGATGAAGCGGGGGCAAATTTAGTCTTTACATATGCAGGCGAACGTTTTGAAAAGCCTGTGCGCGACCTTGTCAGTACATTGAAAGGCAATCACGAATTAATTCTGCCATGCGATATTACAAACGATGAAGAGATTAAGTCATGCTTTAACACAATCAAAGAAAGTGTTGGCACAATCCACGGGTTTGCACACTGTATCGCATTTGCTGCAAAAGAAGATCTTCAGGGTGAGTATTCAAATACAAACCGTGATAATTTCCTTCTTGCACATAATATCAGTTCTTACTCACTGACTGCTGTAGCTAAAGAAGCTCGTCCTCTCATGACAGAAGGCGGAAGTATTGTTACACTGACTTACCTTGGAGGAGAGCGCGTCCTTCCTAACTATAATGTAATGGGCGTTGCAAAGGCTTCACTTGAAGCGAGTGTCCGCTATCTTGCAGGAGATCTTGGGAAAGACAATATCCGTGTTAACTCGATTTCAGCAGGACCAATCAGAACACTTTCAGCTAAAGGGATTAATGATTTTAACTCAATTCTGAAAGAGATTGAAGAAAAAGCACCGTTAAGAAGAAATACAACACCTGAAGAAGTAGGAGACACAGCAGCATTTCTGTTCAGTGACTATTCACGTGGCCTGACAGGGGAAAATCTGCATGTGGATTCAGGTTACCATATCGTAGGTTAA
- a CDS encoding globin has protein sequence MTEQNRTPYDYIGEAKLTELINAFYTRVGNHPELKLIFPDDLTETARKQKQFLTQYLGGPQLYTEEHGHPMLRARHLPHEITPTRADAWLSCMSDAMDETGIEGEFREALYYRLSLTAKHMVNTPEHEGDQW, from the coding sequence ATGACTGAACAGAATAGAACGCCATACGATTACATTGGTGAAGCTAAGCTAACTGAACTCATTAACGCTTTTTATACCAGAGTTGGCAATCATCCTGAACTAAAACTAATTTTTCCTGATGATCTTACTGAAACGGCAAGAAAACAAAAGCAGTTTTTGACACAGTACCTTGGAGGACCTCAGCTATACACGGAAGAACACGGTCATCCGATGCTGAGAGCAAGACACCTTCCCCACGAAATTACACCAACCCGGGCTGATGCATGGTTAAGCTGTATGAGTGACGCTATGGATGAAACAGGCATTGAGGGAGAATTCAGAGAGGCGCTGTATTATCGTCTGTCGCTTACAGCGAAGCATATGGTGAACACGCCTGAACATGAAGGTGATCAATGGTGA
- the prpE gene encoding bis(5'-nucleosyl)-tetraphosphatase PrpE — protein sequence MKIDIIGDIHGCHDEWVKLTKKLGYSWDSGLPVHPGGRQLAFVGDLTDRGPDSVQVIKDVYRLVKDHHAFYVPGNHCNKLYRYLKGNNVKLIHGLETTAAELNLLSEKERKEVTNQFLSLYEEAPLYHVLDHKRLVIAHAGIREEDIGQFNKRVAVFVLYGDITGEKNEKGLPVRKDWARHYKGKPWIVYGHTPVHEARFKNRTVNIDTGAVFGNKLTALRYPEMETISVPSTMTYNPEKFRDSELA from the coding sequence ATGAAAATAGATATAATTGGCGATATTCATGGTTGTCATGATGAGTGGGTTAAATTAACAAAAAAGCTCGGTTATTCATGGGATAGCGGATTGCCTGTTCACCCCGGCGGAAGACAGCTTGCTTTTGTTGGAGATCTGACTGACAGAGGACCGGATTCTGTTCAGGTGATAAAAGATGTGTACCGGTTAGTGAAAGATCATCATGCTTTTTATGTACCCGGGAATCATTGCAATAAGCTCTATCGTTATTTAAAAGGCAACAACGTTAAGCTGATCCACGGACTTGAAACAACAGCCGCAGAGCTGAATCTTCTTTCTGAAAAAGAGCGTAAAGAAGTAACAAATCAATTTTTGTCACTTTATGAAGAGGCTCCTTTATACCATGTACTTGATCATAAGCGGCTCGTGATTGCACATGCAGGAATCCGGGAAGAAGACATTGGACAGTTTAACAAACGCGTTGCTGTTTTTGTGCTGTATGGTGATATTACCGGAGAAAAAAATGAAAAAGGCCTGCCTGTCAGAAAAGACTGGGCAAGACACTATAAAGGAAAACCGTGGATTGTCTATGGTCACACGCCTGTTCATGAGGCCAGGTTCAAAAACCGCACAGTCAATATTGATACAGGCGCAGTATTTGGAAATAAACTAACTGCACTCAGGTATCCTGAAATGGAGACCATTTCTGTCCCGTCAACAATGACCTATAACCCTGAGAAGTTCAGAGACAGTGAACTGGCATGA
- a CDS encoding CYTH domain-containing protein: MQELEIEFKNLLTKSEYIKLYEDFEMDEPVKQINHYFDTPLFHLKDAHSALRIREKSGKLTLTLKQPVEDGVLETHQPVTKIDLEDMLSGGGLIGGEISDLLELLNIPPQDIVHFGSLETNRTEKNYKDGLLVLDHSVYLGHEDYELEYEVASHDEGKENFLSLLTSYKIPVRETDNKIKRFYKARFMQNPEGGKV, encoded by the coding sequence TTGCAGGAACTCGAAATAGAATTTAAAAATCTGCTTACAAAAAGTGAATATATCAAGCTTTACGAGGATTTTGAAATGGATGAGCCGGTCAAGCAGATTAATCATTATTTTGATACGCCTCTTTTTCACCTGAAGGATGCTCATTCAGCATTGCGTATTCGTGAAAAATCCGGCAAACTGACTTTAACTTTAAAGCAGCCTGTTGAAGACGGGGTATTGGAAACTCATCAGCCGGTCACTAAAATAGACCTGGAAGATATGCTATCCGGCGGAGGACTGATTGGCGGAGAGATCTCGGACTTACTGGAGTTACTGAATATACCTCCTCAGGACATTGTCCACTTCGGCTCGCTCGAAACAAACCGTACAGAAAAGAACTATAAAGATGGACTGTTAGTGCTCGACCATAGCGTTTATCTTGGTCATGAAGATTATGAACTGGAATATGAAGTCGCTTCACATGATGAAGGCAAAGAAAATTTCCTCTCATTACTAACGTCCTACAAAATTCCAGTCAGAGAAACCGATAATAAAATAAAACGGTTTTATAAAGCCCGTTTCATGCAGAATCCTGAAGGAGGAAAAGTATGA
- a CDS encoding RluA family pseudouridine synthase — MTHLSMDKRLMMEWTVRAEEHNLLLREFAGLKGISKRGLTAIKYDGGGLFLNGEEVTVRKACQTGDIVKVYFPPETRSKSLIPEDLGLEVLYEDSWLIAVYKPAGMNTIPSRDAQTGSLANALAGYFDRQEIAAGIHIATRLDKDTSGVVLAAKYAHIHHLLSEMQQSNQVNREYNAIAEGIVTAVKGTIDQPIAREPGSIITRMVDSHGQRAVTHYEVLAVGDRHTMLSFRLETGRTHQIRVHASWLGHPLAGDDLYGGHCHFISRQALHCRKLQLLHPVTQENLEVESPLPEDMIQCMKRTGMNG; from the coding sequence ATGACTCATTTATCGATGGATAAACGCTTAATGATGGAATGGACGGTCAGAGCAGAAGAGCACAATCTGCTGCTGCGCGAATTTGCCGGCTTAAAAGGCATTTCCAAAAGAGGGCTGACAGCGATTAAATATGATGGTGGCGGTCTTTTCCTCAATGGGGAAGAGGTCACTGTGAGAAAAGCCTGTCAGACAGGGGATATAGTAAAAGTATACTTTCCGCCTGAGACAAGAAGTAAATCTTTAATTCCGGAAGATCTGGGGCTTGAGGTTTTGTATGAAGACAGCTGGCTGATCGCCGTTTATAAACCGGCCGGAATGAATACAATCCCTTCAAGAGATGCCCAGACAGGCTCACTTGCTAATGCGCTTGCAGGTTACTTTGACAGGCAAGAGATTGCAGCAGGTATACACATTGCAACGAGGCTTGATAAAGATACTTCAGGTGTAGTCCTGGCAGCAAAGTATGCCCACATTCATCATCTGTTAAGTGAGATGCAACAATCAAATCAGGTGAATAGAGAATACAATGCGATTGCAGAAGGGATCGTAACAGCAGTCAAAGGGACGATTGATCAGCCGATTGCACGTGAACCCGGAAGTATCATTACGCGAATGGTGGATAGTCATGGTCAGCGGGCAGTCACGCATTATGAGGTACTGGCAGTTGGAGACCGGCATACGATGCTGTCTTTTCGACTTGAGACTGGCAGGACTCATCAGATCAGGGTTCATGCTTCATGGCTTGGACATCCGCTTGCAGGAGACGATCTGTATGGCGGCCATTGTCATTTCATTTCAAGGCAGGCACTTCACTGCAGAAAGCTTCAGCTGCTTCATCCAGTCACACAGGAAAATCTTGAAGTTGAATCACCGCTTCCTGAAGACATGATCCAATGCATGAAAAGAACTGGCATGAATGGTTAA
- a CDS encoding NAD kinase, which translates to MKFAITSKGDAKSNALMHKMRTYLKDFNLEYDEKEPEIVISVGGDGTLLYAFHRYSSRLSKTAFVGVHTGHLGFYADWVPDEIEKLVIAIAKTPYQIIEYPLMEAIIRYKNGGRETRYLALNESTVKSVDGTLVMDVEIRGQHFEVFRGDGLCLSTPSGSTAYNKALGGAIIHPSLPSIQLAEMASINNRVFRTVGSPLIMPAHHTCMLKPVNRSDFMITIDHLTLVHKDVKSIQYRVADEKIRFARFRPFPFWKRVHDSFIDG; encoded by the coding sequence ATGAAATTTGCCATTACTTCAAAAGGCGATGCAAAATCAAACGCACTGATGCATAAAATGCGCACATATTTGAAAGATTTTAACCTTGAATATGATGAAAAAGAACCCGAAATTGTGATTTCAGTAGGCGGCGACGGTACTTTGCTTTACGCATTTCACAGATACAGCTCCCGTTTGTCCAAAACAGCCTTTGTAGGCGTACATACCGGGCACCTTGGTTTTTATGCTGACTGGGTACCGGATGAAATTGAAAAGCTTGTGATTGCAATCGCCAAAACACCCTATCAGATTATAGAATATCCGCTGATGGAAGCAATTATCCGCTATAAAAACGGTGGACGTGAAACCCGTTACTTAGCATTGAATGAATCAACTGTTAAAAGTGTGGATGGGACACTTGTAATGGATGTAGAAATCCGCGGCCAGCACTTTGAGGTTTTCAGAGGGGACGGGTTGTGTCTAAGTACACCGTCTGGCTCTACTGCCTATAATAAAGCACTTGGCGGTGCAATCATTCACCCATCATTACCTTCTATTCAATTAGCGGAAATGGCGTCAATTAATAACAGAGTGTTCAGAACGGTCGGATCCCCACTCATCATGCCGGCCCACCATACATGTATGTTAAAGCCTGTGAACCGTTCAGACTTTATGATTACAATTGATCATTTAACTCTTGTTCATAAAGATGTGAAATCAATTCAATATCGTGTAGCAGATGAAAAAATCAGGTTTGCGAGGTTCAGGCCGTTCCCATTCTGGAAGAGAGTACATGACTCATTTATCGATGGATAA
- a CDS encoding GTP pyrophosphokinase has product MMKWETFLEPYKQAVDELKIKLKGMRTQFQLEQTHSPIEFVTGRVKPIASILDKAREKDISEHQFDRLAYQIQDIAGLRMMCQFVDDIEKVVKLLRQRKDFMIVEEKDYISHKKSSGYRSYHVVIEYPVQTINGEKKILAEIQIRTLAMNFWATIEHSLNYKYQGQFPEDIQNRLQRAAEAAFRLDEEMSEIREEIQEAQVFFQKKKETGNKDNRKNGWNGGGTR; this is encoded by the coding sequence CTGATGAAATGGGAAACATTTCTGGAGCCTTATAAACAGGCTGTAGATGAATTGAAAATTAAATTAAAAGGAATGAGGACGCAATTTCAACTTGAACAGACTCATTCACCGATTGAATTTGTAACAGGAAGGGTAAAGCCCATTGCAAGTATTTTAGATAAAGCAAGGGAAAAAGACATCTCTGAGCATCAGTTTGATCGGCTTGCTTATCAGATACAGGATATCGCAGGACTCAGGATGATGTGTCAGTTTGTAGATGATATTGAAAAAGTGGTTAAACTGCTGAGACAGCGGAAAGATTTCATGATTGTCGAGGAGAAGGATTATATTTCTCATAAGAAATCAAGCGGCTACAGGTCTTATCATGTCGTGATTGAATATCCTGTGCAAACAATTAATGGAGAGAAAAAGATCCTTGCCGAGATTCAGATCAGAACGCTTGCCATGAATTTCTGGGCAACCATTGAGCACTCATTAAATTATAAGTACCAGGGGCAGTTTCCCGAAGATATTCAAAACAGACTGCAGCGCGCAGCAGAAGCAGCATTCAGACTGGATGAGGAAATGTCTGAGATCAGAGAAGAAATACAGGAAGCACAGGTATTCTTTCAGAAAAAGAAAGAAACGGGTAATAAGGATAACAGAAAAAATGGATGGAACGGGGGAGGGACACGATGA
- a CDS encoding ClpXP adapter SpxH family protein: MSAKKWTDASWYNQDQKPLEIYLFIDPLSSDCWALEPKIKKLLLEYEPYLRIKHILSSSLDTLNCQTEKQRKELAKLWNDTAKKSGMPCDGNQWLKNPVESPFLASVAVKAAEMQGKKAGSRFLRSIQEQLFVEQKNISDYDVLLQCAEKSRLDLEEFTHDMHSATASKAFQCDVKIASEMEVHSTPTLVFFNENIEDEGIKVDGLYPYEIYSQIVEQMLEVPPVKKHLPTVEEFLMRFKIAATVEVAEVYNISMKEAEKKLKKLMFDKKIEKIDAVNGTFWRYIF, translated from the coding sequence GTGAGCGCAAAAAAATGGACAGATGCAAGCTGGTATAACCAGGACCAAAAGCCTTTGGAAATTTATCTATTTATCGATCCGCTCAGTTCAGATTGCTGGGCACTTGAACCTAAAATTAAAAAGCTGTTACTTGAATATGAGCCATACCTGCGAATTAAACACATCTTAAGCAGCAGTCTGGATACGCTGAACTGCCAGACTGAAAAGCAGCGTAAGGAACTCGCAAAGTTATGGAATGATACGGCCAAAAAATCCGGCATGCCATGTGATGGCAATCAATGGCTTAAAAATCCTGTAGAGTCCCCCTTTCTTGCATCAGTTGCAGTCAAGGCAGCAGAAATGCAGGGGAAAAAAGCTGGCAGCAGATTTTTAAGATCCATTCAGGAACAGCTGTTTGTTGAACAAAAAAATATATCTGATTATGACGTGCTGCTGCAATGCGCTGAAAAGTCACGGCTGGACCTTGAAGAGTTCACTCACGATATGCATTCAGCGACAGCTTCAAAAGCATTTCAATGCGATGTGAAAATAGCAAGTGAAATGGAAGTTCATAGTACACCTACTTTAGTTTTCTTTAATGAGAATATTGAGGATGAAGGAATTAAAGTAGATGGGTTATATCCTTACGAAATCTATTCCCAGATTGTTGAACAGATGCTTGAGGTACCACCAGTTAAAAAGCACCTTCCAACTGTAGAGGAATTTTTAATGAGGTTTAAAATTGCAGCTACGGTCGAAGTGGCTGAAGTTTATAACATTTCCATGAAAGAAGCTGAAAAGAAATTGAAAAAGCTGATGTTTGATAAGAAGATCGAAAAAATTGATGCAGTAAACGGAACTTTTTGGCGTTATATCTTTTAA
- a CDS encoding CotO family spore coat protein, with protein MHKKGRPLLYVNQPEFPEIKPVMQHYYQAPSTHEKTPVKKSKVPPLGYVEETFIEKTSYEKEPEKKAEKEKEPKKETFTFKELKPFKKMTLHEKIDYLSAFEGRRAPFQCRFMKEDGSELHGVISKQDRHELTIKTLKGEEVSISRDELGEIHIY; from the coding sequence TTGCACAAAAAGGGGCGTCCGCTTCTTTATGTCAACCAGCCTGAGTTTCCTGAAATTAAGCCGGTCATGCAGCATTATTATCAGGCACCTTCGACACATGAAAAAACACCGGTTAAAAAGTCAAAAGTTCCACCACTTGGCTATGTAGAAGAAACATTCATTGAAAAGACTTCGTACGAGAAAGAGCCGGAAAAAAAAGCTGAAAAAGAAAAAGAGCCTAAAAAAGAAACATTCACGTTTAAAGAACTAAAGCCATTTAAAAAAATGACACTTCATGAAAAGATCGACTACCTGAGTGCGTTTGAAGGGCGCAGGGCACCATTTCAATGCCGTTTCATGAAAGAGGATGGAAGTGAACTGCATGGTGTCATATCAAAACAGGACCGACACGAGCTGACGATTAAGACACTTAAAGGTGAAGAGGTCAGTATCAGCAGAGATGAACTGGGAGAGATCCATATTTACTGA
- a CDS encoding sporulation protein gives MKKTILLMICSFVLFGCATIERTGPVHVKIHDSENGTIKEVAQHIEDTKELYDSVVVAADSTLVVSYKVKHLHRFQMKEIEKKMKAWLEEKYPDKEIVLSSDYKIFLELYDLSDQWASDSLSEKEAMEEIEKIIKLKKEMT, from the coding sequence ATGAAGAAGACGATTTTGCTGATGATCTGTTCATTTGTATTGTTCGGATGTGCAACGATTGAACGGACAGGCCCTGTACATGTCAAAATTCATGATTCTGAAAACGGAACAATTAAAGAGGTGGCACAGCACATTGAAGATACTAAAGAGCTGTATGATTCAGTAGTAGTTGCTGCCGACTCCACACTTGTAGTCAGCTATAAAGTAAAACACCTTCACCGCTTTCAGATGAAGGAAATCGAAAAGAAAATGAAAGCATGGCTGGAAGAGAAATATCCGGATAAAGAAATTGTGTTATCAAGCGATTATAAAATCTTCCTTGAGCTTTATGACCTTTCAGATCAGTGGGCATCTGATTCATTAAGTGAGAAGGAAGCGATGGAAGAAATTGAGAAAATCATA
- a CDS encoding lytic transglycosylase domain-containing protein translates to MNIDSLNKLMEMQAMRTLGSENPEKSSQNFFQLMQQSMDVNPNLLGSVASLVEQHKLQNALSTQIPNIQSPIETTAQAIHIKSKNPQPLDQIIKTAAEQYQVPEKLVRSVIQHESNYNPDAVSHAGASGLMQLMPGTAKWLGVKNIFDPAENVNAGVKYLRDMLNKYNQDPKLALAAYNAGPGNVDKYNGIPPFKETTNYVRKVMDTYLS, encoded by the coding sequence ATGAATATTGATTCACTTAATAAGCTGATGGAAATGCAGGCGATGCGCACACTTGGATCTGAGAACCCGGAAAAAAGCAGTCAGAACTTTTTCCAGCTGATGCAGCAAAGTATGGATGTGAACCCAAACCTGCTCGGTTCTGTTGCCAGTCTGGTTGAGCAGCACAAACTGCAAAACGCTCTGAGCACGCAGATTCCTAATATCCAGTCACCAATCGAAACAACGGCTCAGGCGATTCACATAAAATCGAAGAACCCGCAACCGCTGGATCAGATTATAAAGACTGCTGCTGAACAGTATCAGGTTCCGGAAAAACTAGTAAGATCTGTGATTCAGCACGAATCGAACTATAATCCAGATGCAGTCAGTCATGCTGGTGCTTCTGGCCTAATGCAGCTGATGCCAGGCACTGCAAAATGGCTTGGTGTAAAGAATATCTTTGACCCTGCTGAAAACGTAAATGCAGGTGTGAAATATCTCCGGGACATGCTGAACAAATATAATCAGGATCCAAAGCTGGCGCTTGCTGCCTATAATGCCGGGCCAGGGAATGTAGATAAATATAACGGGATTCCTCCATTTAAAGAAACTACCAATTATGTGAGAAAAGTGATGGATACATATTTGTCTTAA
- the mgtE gene encoding magnesium transporter → MAEQELERETVIDEEYLIKSLENNEFDVFRDEYFNLHPYDRAQFYFRLDPEQRVKIYEYLSPEEMGEIIENIDADDEDYEPLFAEMNAQYAADTLSHMYTDDAVDVLNELNKDQAASYLTIMDQESAKEIKNLLHYEEYTAGSIMTTEFISIPEHSTVRSAMAILRNKAPDAETIYYTFVINEDRQLVGVVSLRDLITSEEDRLIKEIMSDRVVSVSVSEDQENVARMMKDYDFLALPVVDFQQHLLGIITVDDIIDVLDEEASDDYSKLAGVSDMDSRDRTPLRAARKRLPWLIALLFLGMLTANLIGSFEDTLEQVAILAVFIPLIAGMAGNTGTQALAVAVRSIATGDIKDESKMKLIMREAGTGLITGTVCGILVTGIVYVWQGSFFLGLLVGFSIFASLIVATLAGSLVPLVMHKFNIDPAVASGPFITTINDIISILIYFGIATSFMSYL, encoded by the coding sequence ATGGCTGAACAGGAACTTGAAAGAGAAACAGTAATTGATGAAGAATATTTAATAAAATCACTTGAAAATAATGAGTTTGATGTTTTTAGGGACGAGTACTTTAATCTGCATCCTTATGACCGTGCACAGTTTTACTTCAGACTGGACCCAGAGCAGCGTGTAAAAATCTATGAGTATTTATCTCCCGAGGAAATGGGGGAAATTATAGAAAACATTGATGCAGATGATGAAGATTATGAACCGCTTTTTGCCGAGATGAACGCGCAGTATGCTGCAGATACGCTATCTCATATGTATACAGATGATGCGGTTGATGTATTAAATGAATTAAATAAAGATCAGGCAGCCAGTTATTTAACGATTATGGATCAGGAGTCAGCAAAAGAAATTAAAAACCTGCTGCACTACGAGGAATATACTGCCGGCTCTATTATGACGACAGAATTTATATCTATACCGGAACATTCAACTGTCCGGTCAGCAATGGCGATTTTAAGAAACAAAGCGCCGGATGCTGAAACCATTTACTATACATTTGTGATTAATGAAGACAGGCAGCTTGTGGGGGTTGTTTCCCTGAGAGATCTGATTACATCAGAGGAAGACAGGCTGATTAAAGAAATTATGTCAGACAGAGTGGTTTCTGTGTCAGTGAGTGAAGACCAGGAAAACGTTGCGAGAATGATGAAGGATTACGACTTTCTTGCTTTACCGGTAGTGGATTTCCAGCAGCATTTACTCGGAATTATCACAGTAGACGATATCATTGATGTGCTTGATGAAGAGGCATCTGATGACTACTCCAAGCTTGCCGGGGTATCAGATATGGATTCGCGTGACCGCACACCCTTGAGAGCAGCTAGAAAACGTCTCCCATGGCTGATTGCACTGCTCTTTTTAGGTATGTTGACTGCAAACCTGATTGGAAGCTTTGAGGATACGCTTGAACAGGTAGCCATCCTCGCAGTGTTTATTCCGCTGATTGCAGGTATGGCCGGTAATACAGGGACACAGGCGCTGGCTGTTGCTGTCAGAAGCATTGCAACAGGCGATATTAAAGATGAGAGTAAAATGAAGTTAATTATGCGGGAAGCGGGGACCGGATTAATTACGGGAACAGTCTGTGGAATATTGGTAACAGGAATCGTGTACGTCTGGCAGGGCTCATTTTTCCTTGGGCTCCTCGTCGGCTTCTCAATATTTGCGTCACTGATTGTTGCTACACTCGCGGGGTCACTTGTACCGCTTGTGATGCACAAATTTAACATCGACCCGGCCGTCGCATCAGGTCCATTCATCACAACAATCAATGACATCATCAGTATTTTGATTTACTTTGGCATCGCAACTTCGTTTATGAGTTATTTGTAG